One Erysipelothrix amsterdamensis DNA window includes the following coding sequences:
- a CDS encoding LCP family protein, with protein MAKSKKQQTKTKQRRPSFIHRPIFGLLITVVVNIIYIALLFVIGRYVNLHSKYFMLGITIIVLLVLILNLFFLLGYAKRIRFFRKAVAVFGMFMLIIGSVGSYYTFKTNAIANQMINESGQENKEFSVISFKEDAKKEDLDHSALGYVETTQEFEDAVKKNVAKESRTVEYVKFKSYDDLLIASLNDKIQFAVVPKNFSSLSKRLETEERNPIEFSKAMFSFSIKSKETVNDKDVLKEPFTMLMIGVNEELADSIILTSFNPETLKITMTSIPRDSYLPIACQNNYPDKITHARAFSRQCLIDSIQDFMGVNIDFYFETDFYALVKIVDTLGGLELESPIAFGGSLPKEEDPTEFHEIWIPAGKQKMDGKQVITFARERYAFTGGDYVRQMNQQYVIKELANQILSTRNVNTLVNVLDAAKDNIQMNISINDITSLMGYALQNIEKSPVSPYNTFRIVSTQLQGEGEIIDDGYSGKYVSHPYMRDVQVARDVISDNLKHDADHLKVKTFGFKQSKPYRSALFNPSQNVDGLYYPGDVVPKRIEDTEKEKETETSNVVPDLTSMSRSEIKRWAQNNGVNVVFNEIDQNSESYQDYYSDGQVIYQSVEPGDYHQKQTYIELTIVVKLEIEEPKGITIPDFIGDTVADAIAWANGNGFTIEAIPSGDTSAIIESQSIRAGLYNGEHRNIVVSVRIESEKPENQSPNE; from the coding sequence ATGGCCAAGTCAAAGAAACAACAAACTAAAACCAAACAACGTAGACCTTCATTCATCCATCGACCAATTTTTGGTCTGTTAATTACAGTAGTGGTCAACATAATCTATATCGCATTATTATTTGTGATTGGCCGCTACGTTAATTTGCACAGTAAATATTTTATGCTCGGAATTACAATCATCGTATTACTTGTCTTAATTCTAAATTTATTTTTCTTACTGGGATATGCCAAACGAATTCGTTTTTTCCGAAAAGCAGTTGCGGTCTTTGGAATGTTTATGTTGATCATTGGATCAGTCGGTTCATATTACACATTTAAAACGAATGCAATCGCAAACCAAATGATTAATGAGTCCGGTCAAGAAAATAAAGAGTTTTCTGTTATAAGCTTTAAAGAAGACGCGAAAAAGGAAGACCTTGACCACAGCGCATTGGGTTATGTTGAAACGACACAAGAATTTGAAGATGCCGTTAAGAAAAATGTAGCGAAAGAATCAAGAACAGTAGAGTATGTTAAGTTTAAATCGTATGATGATTTACTAATCGCAAGTTTGAATGACAAAATTCAATTCGCAGTGGTACCCAAAAACTTTAGTTCACTTTCAAAACGACTTGAAACGGAAGAACGAAATCCAATCGAGTTTTCAAAAGCCATGTTTTCATTCAGTATTAAGAGTAAAGAAACCGTAAATGATAAAGATGTATTAAAGGAACCCTTTACGATGTTAATGATCGGGGTCAACGAAGAACTCGCTGATTCCATCATTCTTACTTCATTTAATCCTGAAACACTTAAAATAACGATGACAAGTATTCCGCGTGATTCGTATTTACCAATTGCGTGCCAGAATAATTATCCAGATAAAATTACGCATGCACGTGCATTCAGCCGTCAATGTCTCATTGATTCAATCCAAGATTTTATGGGGGTAAACATTGATTTCTACTTTGAAACTGATTTTTATGCACTCGTTAAAATCGTTGATACCTTAGGCGGACTTGAACTTGAGTCACCGATAGCCTTTGGAGGATCTTTACCGAAAGAAGAAGATCCGACAGAATTCCATGAAATTTGGATCCCGGCTGGAAAACAGAAAATGGATGGTAAGCAAGTAATTACCTTTGCACGTGAACGTTATGCCTTCACTGGAGGTGACTATGTTCGTCAAATGAACCAACAATATGTCATCAAAGAACTTGCAAATCAAATATTAAGTACTCGCAATGTGAATACACTTGTGAATGTGTTAGATGCTGCGAAAGACAATATTCAAATGAATATATCCATTAATGACATCACATCCCTTATGGGTTATGCCTTACAAAATATCGAGAAATCACCGGTATCGCCGTATAATACCTTTAGAATTGTTTCAACACAGCTTCAAGGTGAGGGCGAGATTATTGATGATGGGTACAGCGGCAAATATGTGTCCCATCCTTATATGCGTGATGTTCAAGTGGCACGTGATGTAATTAGTGACAACTTAAAACATGATGCTGATCATTTAAAAGTTAAGACATTTGGATTTAAACAATCCAAACCTTATCGTTCAGCACTCTTTAATCCAAGCCAAAATGTAGATGGACTTTACTATCCGGGTGATGTCGTTCCAAAACGTATTGAAGATACAGAAAAAGAAAAAGAAACAGAGACATCTAATGTTGTACCTGATTTGACATCAATGTCTCGCAGTGAGATTAAACGTTGGGCACAAAATAATGGTGTGAATGTTGTCTTCAATGAGATTGACCAAAATTCAGAGTCTTATCAAGATTACTATAGTGATGGTCAAGTGATTTATCAAAGTGTTGAGCCGGGTGATTATCACCAAAAGCAAACGTATATCGAACTTACGATTGTCGTGAAATTAGAAATTGAAGAACCAAAAGGTATTACAATTCCTGATTTTATAGGTGATACGGTTGCTGATGCCATTGCATGGGCAAATGGAAATGGTTTTACGATAGAAGCAATTCCATCGGGGGACACCAGTGCCATCATTGAGTCACAAAGCATTCGTGCTGGACTTTATAATGGGGAACATCGTAATATTGTGGTCTCGGTACGAATAGAATCTGAGAAACCTGAAAATCAAAGTCCAAACGAATAG
- the yfcE gene encoding phosphodiesterase, with protein MKTLIISDIHGSIDRLNDVLNTPLPYDRLLLVGDLMYHGPRNPILEDYNPKAVSERLNQVHCPILAVRGNCDSEVDQMLCEFPIMQDYTITEWNDLTIMVTHGHLFDSDLEGPRQAVDLYISGHTHVPVLKQIDQTIIYNPGSIALPKENHPNTYGYLDGRTLTTYTLDHKVYMQWAID; from the coding sequence ATGAAAACTTTAATTATTTCTGATATACACGGAAGCATCGACCGTTTAAATGATGTTCTCAATACACCACTTCCCTATGATCGCCTCTTACTTGTTGGTGACCTTATGTATCACGGACCCCGAAATCCAATTTTAGAAGACTATAATCCAAAAGCCGTTTCCGAACGCTTGAACCAAGTTCATTGCCCCATTCTGGCGGTACGTGGAAATTGCGATAGTGAAGTGGATCAGATGTTGTGTGAATTCCCCATCATGCAAGACTACACAATTACTGAGTGGAATGATCTCACGATTATGGTGACACATGGCCACCTCTTTGACAGCGACCTTGAAGGACCCCGTCAAGCAGTGGACCTTTACATTTCTGGACACACACATGTTCCCGTCTTAAAACAAATAGACCAGACAATTATATATAATCCTGGATCCATTGCACTTCCTAAAGAAAATCATCCCAATACTTACGGATATCTCGATGGTCGTACCCTTACGACCTACACACTCGATCATAAAGTATATATGCAATGGGCAATTGACTAG
- the argS gene encoding arginine--tRNA ligase — protein MNKIETKLVGHIEDIILDAFGIEKEDGLVMLEIPNNPEMGDYSTNIAMRLTKRVGKNPREIAGVIVEKLEDNEMVESISVAGPGFINFVMKPAVLGSVVNDVIEAGKDYGRSNAGEGIRLLNEYVSANPTGQLHVGHARGAAWGDSLSRIMSFAGYDVLREYYINDLGNQILMLSHSLYARYKQAFGMEAPLPEDGYHGPDIIEIANDVKESEGDKWLSAPEEEWVPYFKELGIKLELERIKEDLNTFGVEMDSWVSEKWLYDDGRVEESLEALKAKGVTFEEDGALWLRSTDFGDDKDRVLIKSDGSYTYLVPDIANHIYKLERGYTHLLNLWGGDHHGYIVRMQAALEALGHPNVLDVDIIQMVRLVDEGVEVKMSKRTGNALGLVELVDDIGVDATRYFFVSRALATPLDFDLGLARKKSNDNPVFYVQYAHARICSILRQAGEVPHVDVIDQLTNPKEIALLKEINEFSSVVADAAKKREVHKIANYVQDLASSFHSFYGEVKVMDPSNPELQAQRLNLLVAVKITLSNALNLIGVNAPEQM, from the coding sequence ATGAATAAAATTGAAACAAAACTAGTTGGACACATCGAAGATATTATTCTTGATGCGTTTGGCATTGAAAAAGAAGATGGACTTGTAATGTTAGAAATCCCTAATAATCCAGAAATGGGAGATTACTCCACAAACATCGCAATGCGTCTTACAAAACGTGTTGGGAAAAACCCACGCGAAATCGCTGGCGTTATTGTTGAAAAATTAGAAGACAACGAAATGGTTGAGTCCATTAGTGTTGCGGGACCTGGATTTATTAACTTTGTAATGAAACCTGCTGTATTAGGTAGCGTTGTTAATGATGTTATTGAAGCAGGTAAAGATTATGGTCGTTCAAATGCTGGAGAAGGAATCCGATTATTGAATGAATATGTATCGGCTAACCCTACAGGACAACTTCATGTTGGTCACGCACGTGGTGCAGCATGGGGAGATTCCCTTTCACGTATTATGTCTTTTGCAGGATATGATGTGCTTCGTGAGTACTATATTAATGACCTTGGAAATCAAATTTTAATGTTAAGTCATTCACTTTACGCACGTTATAAACAAGCCTTTGGTATGGAAGCACCTTTACCTGAAGATGGATATCATGGACCGGATATTATTGAAATCGCAAATGATGTTAAAGAATCTGAAGGGGATAAATGGTTAAGCGCACCTGAAGAAGAATGGGTACCATATTTTAAAGAACTTGGAATTAAATTAGAATTAGAACGTATTAAAGAAGATTTAAATACATTTGGTGTTGAAATGGATTCATGGGTTAGTGAAAAATGGCTCTATGATGACGGACGTGTCGAAGAATCTCTAGAAGCACTTAAAGCGAAAGGTGTAACGTTTGAAGAAGATGGGGCGCTATGGCTTCGTTCAACAGATTTCGGTGATGATAAAGACCGTGTTCTTATTAAGAGTGATGGATCATATACTTACCTTGTACCCGATATTGCTAACCATATCTATAAACTTGAACGTGGTTACACACATTTACTTAACTTATGGGGTGGCGATCACCATGGTTATATTGTACGTATGCAAGCAGCTCTTGAAGCACTTGGACATCCAAATGTTCTTGATGTTGATATCATTCAAATGGTTCGTCTTGTGGACGAAGGTGTTGAAGTTAAGATGTCAAAACGTACAGGGAATGCATTGGGTCTCGTAGAACTTGTTGATGATATTGGTGTGGATGCAACACGTTACTTCTTTGTAAGTCGTGCACTTGCAACACCACTTGATTTTGACCTTGGTTTAGCTCGTAAAAAATCAAACGATAATCCAGTGTTCTATGTACAATATGCACATGCTCGTATTTGTTCAATTTTACGTCAAGCTGGGGAAGTACCTCATGTCGATGTAATTGATCAACTTACAAATCCTAAAGAAATTGCGTTATTAAAAGAAATTAATGAATTTAGTTCTGTTGTTGCAGATGCTGCGAAAAAACGTGAGGTTCATAAAATCGCAAATTATGTTCAAGATCTTGCATCATCATTCCACAGTTTCTATGGTGAAGTAAAAGTTATGGATCCAAGTAATCCAGAACTTCAAGCACAACGTTTAAACCTACTTGTAGCGGTAAAAATTACCCTAAGTAATGCATTGAACTTAATCGGTGTAAATGCACCGGAACAAATGTAA
- a CDS encoding LCP family protein, translated as MELKLQPKQTQHSGNRVVGTLLLILSNILPLGLIIFLGRFASIHGRYFAIGILSVMMFILLLNILYILGYLKAKKVFRYFFITLSVVWLVVGTVGSFYAIKTNAITNAILNKNEVREFSVVSFSGDDVLDGKTVAYAPMNEPEVETSIKKKIADKAENVVFEKYDNYRDLLSAVSEKKIDVAVLPLNYHTLTQELPDGSNPFAQSKELFTFSTSLTKQSNTDVDVIKEPFTMLMLGLNDDLADSIILASFNPETLKVTMTSIARDSYVPIACYPNESYDKINHSHGVSSQCMVDTIENYLGVKVDFVFETDFYALENMVDAIGGLEIESPTTFAGSFPLEKQYDDYGEPIMEGVTIPKGKNLLNGKQVVTFARERRIENMSNGDFDRQVNQQYVIKEMANKILATRNPNTILNVLDSAKKNITMTLPLETISKLMGYALQSIDRSPVDPMSTFRVVQTQIAGEGTIINGVWYAKPFENQYLQAKKVILDNLKSDADLRNEYDFTFTYGKPYQTDLISSENSEDTGPLLTVLKPSERSAQAVDVLDFNGLSQSEIQSWADKNNVSVTFDVVKPDSPEFKHDYINNQVLNQDVKPGFYNEGVNTIHIKIVNK; from the coding sequence ATGGAACTCAAACTTCAACCGAAACAAACCCAGCATAGCGGTAACCGTGTTGTGGGGACTTTACTTCTGATCCTCTCTAACATTTTACCCCTGGGACTGATTATCTTTTTAGGAAGATTCGCTTCCATTCATGGTCGCTATTTCGCAATTGGTATTCTCAGTGTCATGATGTTTATTTTGCTCCTTAATATTCTATATATACTCGGCTATTTAAAAGCAAAGAAAGTTTTTCGATATTTCTTTATAACTTTATCTGTGGTGTGGCTTGTGGTTGGAACGGTCGGGTCTTTTTATGCAATTAAGACCAATGCCATCACAAATGCCATTCTTAATAAAAATGAAGTACGTGAATTTAGTGTCGTGAGTTTTAGTGGTGATGACGTGCTTGATGGTAAAACCGTGGCGTACGCCCCCATGAATGAACCCGAAGTAGAAACTTCTATTAAGAAAAAAATTGCAGACAAGGCTGAAAACGTCGTGTTTGAGAAATATGATAATTATCGTGATTTATTGTCAGCAGTAAGTGAAAAGAAAATTGATGTTGCGGTATTACCCCTTAACTACCACACATTAACTCAAGAATTACCCGATGGATCAAATCCTTTCGCTCAATCAAAAGAGTTATTTACGTTTTCCACTTCGTTAACGAAACAATCCAATACCGATGTGGATGTTATTAAAGAACCCTTTACAATGTTGATGTTAGGGTTAAATGATGATCTTGCGGATTCGATTATTCTTGCTTCGTTTAATCCTGAGACTTTAAAAGTTACGATGACAAGCATCGCCCGGGATTCTTATGTACCCATTGCATGTTATCCAAACGAGTCTTACGATAAAATAAATCATTCCCACGGCGTCAGTTCACAATGTATGGTGGATACGATTGAAAACTATCTCGGTGTTAAGGTCGATTTTGTCTTCGAGACGGATTTTTATGCCCTTGAGAATATGGTCGATGCAATTGGTGGTCTTGAAATTGAAAGTCCTACGACCTTTGCGGGTTCATTCCCACTTGAGAAGCAATATGATGATTATGGTGAACCAATTATGGAGGGTGTTACAATTCCAAAAGGGAAAAATCTTCTCAATGGAAAGCAGGTTGTAACTTTTGCACGTGAACGTCGTATTGAAAACATGTCCAATGGTGATTTCGACCGCCAAGTGAATCAACAATATGTCATTAAAGAAATGGCCAATAAAATTTTGGCGACACGAAATCCAAATACAATTTTAAATGTTTTGGATTCAGCAAAGAAAAATATTACCATGACACTTCCACTGGAAACAATTTCCAAACTTATGGGTTATGCCCTTCAAAGTATTGACCGCTCGCCTGTAGATCCGATGTCTACATTTAGAGTCGTGCAAACGCAAATCGCTGGAGAAGGTACGATTATCAATGGTGTTTGGTATGCCAAGCCTTTTGAAAATCAGTACTTACAAGCAAAGAAAGTCATTCTTGATAACCTTAAATCGGATGCAGACTTACGAAATGAGTACGACTTTACGTTTACCTACGGTAAGCCATATCAAACGGACTTGATATCATCCGAGAATTCTGAAGATACAGGACCTCTGCTAACGGTGCTTAAACCGAGTGAACGCAGCGCACAAGCTGTTGATGTGTTAGATTTTAATGGTCTTTCTCAATCTGAGATTCAATCATGGGCAGATAAAAATAATGTATCCGTTACCTTTGATGTAGTAAAACCAGATTCTCCTGAGTTTAAGCATGACTATATAAACAATCAAGTTCTTAATCAAGATGTGAAACCAGGATTTTATAATGAAGGTGTGAATACGATTCATATAAAGATTGTGAATAAGTAA
- a CDS encoding DegV family protein — protein sequence MMKIAVITDSSAGVSKQEAIDHEIIVARMPLTIDGKAYMEEEGISREQLIQAMKNGSSVSTSQPPLGRLIELFDDVLKTYDHIIFLPISSKLSGTYQTACGLAQDYDGRVTVIDSKFVSCPLFLLSLEVKEMIRRGMEPDAIRTLIENEADMYASLIPEDIIYLKRGGRITPAAAAIANLLKIVPVLKVSNGEIDLAEKVRTYKKAVRVGFDHSVVDRNKDDYEWIVLDGGCEEKIYNAVVKDLEKHFGVEVIKRPLYPIVLAHTGPGSIAIAWRKKLIKDKI from the coding sequence ATGATGAAAATTGCTGTTATCACAGACTCATCGGCAGGTGTTTCAAAGCAGGAAGCAATTGATCATGAGATTATCGTAGCACGTATGCCGTTAACAATAGATGGAAAAGCATATATGGAAGAAGAAGGTATCTCTCGTGAACAATTAATTCAGGCGATGAAAAACGGATCATCTGTTTCAACATCGCAACCACCTTTAGGTAGGTTGATTGAATTGTTTGATGACGTTTTAAAAACATATGACCATATAATCTTTTTACCAATTTCAAGTAAGCTCAGTGGAACGTATCAAACTGCATGCGGACTTGCTCAAGATTATGATGGACGCGTAACGGTAATTGATTCTAAATTTGTCAGTTGCCCATTGTTTTTATTAAGTCTTGAAGTTAAGGAAATGATAAGGCGGGGTATGGAGCCCGATGCAATAAGGACGCTCATTGAAAATGAAGCGGATATGTATGCATCATTAATCCCTGAGGATATTATCTACCTTAAGCGTGGGGGTCGTATTACGCCAGCTGCTGCAGCCATTGCGAATTTACTTAAAATCGTACCGGTACTAAAAGTATCAAATGGTGAAATCGACTTGGCAGAGAAAGTAAGGACCTACAAAAAAGCAGTTCGTGTGGGTTTTGATCACAGTGTTGTAGATCGAAACAAAGATGATTATGAATGGATTGTTTTAGATGGTGGTTGTGAAGAAAAAATATACAATGCTGTCGTTAAAGATTTAGAAAAACACTTCGGGGTCGAGGTCATAAAACGTCCTTTATATCCTATTGTACTTGCTCATACAGGACCAGGCAGCATCGCGATTGCTTGGCGAAAAAAACTAATTAAAGATAAAATATAG
- a CDS encoding ABC transporter ATP-binding protein, protein MNNENGLVISHLNKHYGKNQVLKNINLNLESGKIIGLCGPNGAGKTTLIKTIVGLLRDYHGDIQVCGHPVGSDSKALVSYLPDVEYLAPNLTGLKAARLYSDMYADFDMGVLEDLFLKMKLDGSMPVSKMSKGMREKFQLALCLSRKARIYIFDEPIAGVDPASRDSIIETILSNYTQDALLIISTHLIQDIEGVLDEVVFIKDGAILMHENCDDLREARGQTIDEIFREEFKW, encoded by the coding sequence ATGAATAATGAAAATGGTTTAGTTATTTCACATTTAAATAAACATTATGGTAAGAATCAAGTTCTTAAGAATATTAACTTAAATTTGGAATCAGGTAAGATTATTGGTCTTTGCGGACCTAATGGTGCCGGTAAAACTACGTTAATTAAAACAATTGTAGGTCTTTTACGTGACTATCATGGTGATATTCAAGTATGTGGACATCCGGTAGGTTCTGATTCAAAGGCATTGGTTTCTTATCTTCCTGATGTGGAATACTTAGCACCCAATCTTACGGGTTTAAAAGCAGCGAGACTCTACAGTGATATGTATGCTGACTTTGATATGGGCGTCTTGGAAGATTTATTTCTAAAGATGAAATTAGATGGAAGTATGCCTGTTTCAAAAATGTCTAAAGGAATGCGTGAGAAGTTTCAACTTGCCTTATGTTTATCGCGTAAAGCTCGTATTTATATATTTGATGAACCGATTGCAGGTGTTGATCCAGCATCGCGTGATTCGATTATTGAAACGATTTTAAGCAATTATACGCAAGATGCACTTCTTATCATTTCAACGCACTTAATTCAAGACATAGAAGGTGTTTTGGATGAAGTTGTCTTCATTAAAGATGGTGCGATTCTCATGCACGAAAATTGTGATGATTTACGTGAAGCACGTGGTCAAACAATTGATGAAATCTTTAGGGAGGAATTCAAATGGTAG
- a CDS encoding GntR family transcriptional regulator, which produces MSLKNSSVAIYRQIIEYFELEIASGRLNAGDRIESIRALALFFKVNPNTVQKALNELERDGLIETDRTNGKFVTDKKDIIKKLRSELGRRYSVVFVEKTKTLGLDLEETLSLLKHEWEVGKDE; this is translated from the coding sequence ATGTCACTAAAAAATAGTTCCGTAGCCATTTACCGACAAATCATAGAGTATTTTGAATTGGAAATTGCCTCGGGTCGACTTAATGCAGGGGATCGCATTGAGTCCATCCGGGCACTTGCTTTATTCTTTAAAGTAAATCCGAATACGGTTCAAAAAGCGCTTAATGAGCTCGAGCGAGATGGTTTAATTGAAACAGATCGCACAAACGGTAAATTTGTTACAGATAAAAAAGATATAATTAAGAAGTTAAGAAGTGAATTGGGACGTCGTTACAGTGTTGTGTTTGTTGAGAAGACGAAGACGCTCGGTCTTGACCTTGAAGAAACATTAAGCCTTCTTAAACATGAATGGGAGGTTGGGAAAGATGAATAA